The genomic DNA CGACCCTCCCGCCCAAGATCCCACCTCGAGAATGTGAAGCGGGCCGGAACCGACACGGACCGATTCCAGGCGCACCAGCTCTTGCATGACGACGTGTCGCAAAGGCAGGCCTTGCGAAGCCCACATCACGCGCCCAAAGTACGGTTTGTTTTGGCTTCGACAGTACCGGTAGTATTCGAATTCCAACGAACTCCGGCCGTCGCCCCTGCTCTGCTCGCTACTCATGCCGCTTCCTTTCTCGAAGTGTCTCTCGGTTTGACGACGTCCGGATACTCCGGGCTCATCCAGCCTTCCGCCGGTTCGATCAGCATATTGCTCCTGAATTCCTCGCGGGAAAGATAGCGGACGTCCTCGGGCCTGACGATCATCTTGGCGTACTTGGTTACGGGAGCCGCCATCGCGACAATATCCGTTTCTTGAAACCCGATCTGCCCGATCGTTGGGTCGGGACGCAGGAACCGCGAGTTGATCTGGCCTGTGAGAAAGATCCAGGAGATCGCATCGTACGAACGGTTTCCCGTCAACGTAAGTAGGACCATACCGCCCGAGTCGCTTGCACTGACCTTCGCCTCTGTTCCGTGCTGATGCCCGCGGAGATCGACCAGTTCAGGATGATCCATGACCATATCTGCAGCGAACATTACTGTGGAACGAATTGGCATATCTGCAACTCCTCTCCCTCCCCCGTAACAAGTTGCATGCCAGCTGCAACTCTGAGAATAGTGTCGTTTTTGGGGAAATCGTGAGATCCCTGGATCCAGGCGGAACGACATCGGCAAGTCTTGCCGAGTAGGAGCGGAAGGAACTGCCAGGCCTGGCCGTCTACCCGGCAACGGAAGGATGAATGAGGGGCGATTTGTTACAAAGCCTCAACCTCGATGCCGTGAATGATCGTGAACTTGTCCAGGAGCCGAACGTACTTCGATCAGGAGAGTTCGACGTGTTTCATCGCATTCATGAGCAGGTGTTTCTGTCACCAGCGAGAAACTACAAGGACGGCTCGGGTTGTTGCGCAACAGAACAAGAGGACGCCTGTCTAGAAAGAGCGAACTGCCGTGCTGGTTCTCTGGCAGACAGACTGCTCGATCGCCTGACGAACTGAACCACCCCACCCTCGGTATTCGATATATTCCAGTTCATTGAATCGGAATTCGATGCCGATCATTTCACTGCCCTGCCACACATCGGTGTTTTTCACGAAGCCCGTCAAGTTTGTGATATGTCCAATCCCCGGCAACTCGAACTCCAGACGAACAGTCGCTCCCTGTCGCAACCACACCGGTCGTTGATCCAGCAACACACGACATCCTCCTCCGCTGAGATCCTTCAGTAAACCACCAAAACAACCGTTCGTGGGTAATACGGAGGCCGATAGGTTCGTGGCGTCCGCTTGCATTAACAGAATTGGTTCGTTCGCAGACGTCCGAATATGTTTGCGCAGGTGCATTTCCTCCACGGTCTTCGGATAGGCCACGAAGAGGAGCGGCACCGGTGACGCAATCAGATCGCGAATTTCACTGCGGTACCCGACCAGTTTGCCCTCGTGAAGATAACTCACGGTGCACGGGCGTCCACTCTCGACGCGTTGATCATGACTCAACGGCAACGGCCATTCACAGACAAGCCACGCGTGGTCCTTCCACCCCAACAGCGTTGAGCCGTACATTACCTTCTGCCCTTCAAGCGTCAGTGACAGTTTGATAGGCAATCCCACTGATAAGAACGATGCTGGTGAGGGAGTCGGCTCGACTAATTCGTTCATCGTGTTCCTTCCCAGTTGAGCAGTCTCAACAAACGGATTCTGATGGGCTCTATCGGCCTGTCGAAGACTTTTCTTGAGCAGCAAGGACATGAGATGAGGCCTATTGATTCAAAATGAACGGCAACGTGCAAGGTCGTACACGCACCGATCAAGTTCGACGCCTGCTTCGCCGATAA from Nitrospira sp. includes the following:
- a CDS encoding flagellar brake protein, which produces MNELVEPTPSPASFLSVGLPIKLSLTLEGQKVMYGSTLLGWKDHAWLVCEWPLPLSHDQRVESGRPCTVSYLHEGKLVGYRSEIRDLIASPVPLLFVAYPKTVEEMHLRKHIRTSANEPILLMQADATNLSASVLPTNGCFGGLLKDLSGGGCRVLLDQRPVWLRQGATVRLEFELPGIGHITNLTGFVKNTDVWQGSEMIGIEFRFNELEYIEYRGWGGSVRQAIEQSVCQRTSTAVRSF